A part of Paenibacillus sp. IHBB 10380 genomic DNA contains:
- a CDS encoding HEAT repeat domain-containing protein, producing the protein MNEEVINELEINEEENIEVGPTYEDLKKAANRSSDWRVRLNAVEELAQLDNKQVIDVLTRMATSDPVYQVQEAAYLKLKELGEDVPAPAKNKGELFKGLTKILVRIKKSLPADHTYEDFKEKLKKMRVDIYDTYEGDKGDDFDKWLEGVWASLSKK; encoded by the coding sequence ATGAATGAAGAAGTAATCAACGAACTAGAAATAAATGAAGAAGAAAATATTGAGGTAGGTCCAACATACGAGGATTTGAAAAAAGCTGCTAATCGCTCATCCGATTGGAGAGTACGATTAAATGCCGTTGAAGAGTTGGCTCAGTTGGACAATAAACAAGTGATCGATGTACTAACGCGCATGGCGACTAGTGATCCTGTGTATCAAGTACAAGAGGCTGCTTACCTCAAGCTCAAAGAACTGGGCGAAGATGTTCCAGCACCAGCTAAGAACAAAGGCGAGTTGTTTAAAGGATTAACTAAAATCTTGGTAAGAATTAAGAAGAGTCTGCCAGCAGATCATACGTATGAAGATTTCAAAGAGAAGTTGAAAAAGATGAGAGTTGATATTTATGATACGTACGAAGGTGACAAGGGCGATGACTTTGATAAGTGGCTCGAAGGTGTTTGGGCGTCCTTATCTAAAAAATAG